A genomic region of Longimicrobiales bacterium contains the following coding sequences:
- a CDS encoding RNA polymerase sigma-70 factor: MARELNITPSDARTPGYSDAELVQRIRHGDEAAFEALFLAYYEPLCRFVAGYVSAPDVAEEVVQGVFVRIWENRATWLVRNGLKPYLFQAARNGALNQLKHETVKRSFAERVVRWGSRPGAAQADPGPELTQEGRDFAAAVATSVAQLPHHYRDVLLLRARHQMTHAEIARVLDLPIKTVETRARRGLQLLRRMLPQFF; the protein is encoded by the coding sequence ATGGCCCGAGAGCTGAACATCACACCGTCGGACGCGCGCACGCCCGGGTACTCGGACGCCGAGCTCGTGCAGCGCATCCGTCACGGCGACGAGGCCGCCTTCGAGGCGCTGTTCCTCGCGTACTACGAGCCGCTCTGCCGCTTCGTCGCCGGGTATGTGTCCGCGCCGGACGTCGCGGAAGAGGTGGTGCAGGGGGTGTTCGTCCGGATCTGGGAGAACCGCGCCACCTGGCTCGTGCGCAACGGGCTCAAGCCCTACCTCTTCCAGGCCGCACGCAACGGCGCGCTGAACCAGCTCAAGCACGAAACGGTGAAGCGCAGCTTCGCCGAGCGCGTCGTGCGCTGGGGCAGCCGGCCGGGCGCGGCGCAGGCGGATCCCGGGCCCGAGCTGACGCAGGAGGGCAGGGACTTCGCTGCGGCGGTCGCAACGTCCGTCGCGCAACTGCCGCATCATTACCGTGACGTGCTGCTGCTGCGCGCACGGCACCAGATGACGCACGCCGAGATCGCGCGCGTGCTCGATCTGCCGATCAAAACCGTGGAGACGCGCGCGCGCCGCGGGCTCCAGCTGCTGCGCCGCATGCTGCCGCAGTTCTTCTAG
- a CDS encoding type II toxin-antitoxin system VapC family toxin: protein MIVDSSALLAIAFRKDGYQALVDQLLAGEGVAAGAPTLAETGIVLSARLGDAAPGLLERLLDEFEIQEIPFGEVHWREAVDAFRRYGKGRHPASLNFGDCMTYATARLAGERLMYVSTDFARTDVGA, encoded by the coding sequence ATGATCGTCGACTCCTCTGCGCTGCTGGCGATCGCCTTTCGAAAGGATGGCTACCAGGCCCTGGTGGACCAGCTCCTGGCCGGCGAAGGGGTCGCCGCCGGAGCACCGACACTCGCCGAAACCGGGATCGTCCTGAGCGCTCGCCTGGGCGATGCTGCACCGGGGCTGCTGGAGCGTCTGCTGGACGAGTTCGAAATACAGGAGATCCCGTTCGGCGAGGTGCACTGGCGCGAAGCGGTGGACGCGTTCCGGCGCTATGGCAAGGGACGTCACCCGGCTTCGCTCAACTTCGGCGACTGCATGACGTACGCGACGGCGCGACTCGCGGGTGAGCGGCTGATGTATGTCAGCACCGACTTCGCCCGAACGGATGTCGGTGCCTGA
- a CDS encoding type II toxin-antitoxin system VapB family antitoxin has protein sequence MALNIKNPEVERLAEEISLLTGESKTEAIRQALLERRGRLRERVTPAARRARIESFLRAEIWSRIPADQLGHAPDRAERERILGYGPEGV, from the coding sequence ATGGCGCTGAACATCAAGAACCCCGAGGTCGAGCGGCTCGCGGAGGAAATCTCGCTGCTGACCGGTGAGTCGAAGACGGAGGCGATCCGGCAGGCACTCCTCGAACGCCGTGGACGTCTGCGCGAGCGTGTTACACCGGCGGCGCGTCGGGCGCGCATCGAATCATTCCTGCGCGCCGAGATCTGGTCGCGCATCCCCGCGGATCAGCTCGGCCACGCCCCCGATCGAGCGGAACGCGAGCGCATCCTTGGCTACGGCCCGGAAGGCGTATGA